Below is a window of bacterium DNA.
ATGCATTTACACGCCTGCTGTACGACCTTTACAGCACCGGGTATGACCTGGTCTTTGATCTGTTCTGCAATCCCCGCAGCGCGCAGATGACAGCGGCAACACGCGCTCCGCTGCGCGTGGGATACCCGTTTCGAGGCAGAGCGTGGGCCTACAATTTTCACCTCGAGACCCGCGCTGACCGCGTACACAACACGCAGTTCAATCTCGATGCGCTGCGACAGCTCGATATTCCCATCATCAGCGAAACCGTGGTGTTTCCCCTGCCGGAAGATGTACGTGATCAGATGGCTGAAACCGCACGGGGACTGCGAAAGCGCACGGGACCGCTGATCGCCCTCAATCCGAGCGGGACCTGGGAAACCAAACGCTGGCCTCTTTCGCAGTTTGCGCAGCTGGCAGACAGGTTAATCGCAGAGCAGAATGCCAACATCGTCATTCTCTGGGGTCCCGGTGAACAGCCTGACGCGGAACAGATCGCACGGGAAATGTCACAGGAAGCTTTGCTCGCTCCTCCCACGAGTATTCGTGAACTCGGGGCGTTTCTCTCGGTATGTGACTATACCATCAGTAACGACGCGGGCCCAATGCATATTTCGGCCGCTGTCGGCACTCCCACACTCGGGATTTTCGGTCCGACCAACCCGGAATTACAGGGTCCGTGGCATCCCGGCAGCAGCTGGGTCCGCCTGGAAGAACTCGACTGTCTTGGCTGCAACCTGACAAGTTGCGATATTGACAATATCTGCATGCGCAACCTTCCCGTCGAGCGTGTGTATGATGCCTTTACGGAATTACAGAAAAGGCCACGCGCATGAGACGATCTCACACCCCCCGCAGTATACATCAATTCATTCCCTTCGTTCTTTCCCTGAGCATTCTGGCCGGTGCGCTTTCGGCATGTGAAGAACCAAGTTCGCCTGATACGGTTATCAGTGTTCGCATCACACAGCCCACGGACAGCACTGTCATTCGTGACACTGTCCTTCGTATCCTCACGGAAACCAGCTCAAGTTGCGGTTGCCAGGCCTACGTAGAATTTCACGTCGACGGCAACCACCGCTACTCCGATTATCTCCCGTTCTTTTCGTATGACCT
It encodes the following:
- a CDS encoding glycosyltransferase family 9 protein, with protein sequence MGRSRTAEISQRYPALLERPIQSLLVIKPRAIGDVLLSTIVTPNLRSAFPDARIDFLTEKASADVIRDNPYIDNAIIFDSKRDAFTRLLYDLYSTGYDLVFDLFCNPRSAQMTAATRAPLRVGYPFRGRAWAYNFHLETRADRVHNTQFNLDALRQLDIPIISETVVFPLPEDVRDQMAETARGLRKRTGPLIALNPSGTWETKRWPLSQFAQLADRLIAEQNANIVILWGPGEQPDAEQIAREMSQEALLAPPTSIRELGAFLSVCDYTISNDAGPMHISAAVGTPTLGIFGPTNPELQGPWHPGSSWVRLEELDCLGCNLTSCDIDNICMRNLPVERVYDAFTELQKRPRA